In Asanoa sp. WMMD1127, one genomic interval encodes:
- a CDS encoding MFS transporter, producing MAYRTWGRVLLAALVVGLLAGAGQLGFAYGLGVVRFARDFSQLSGQWTAHLAWVAWFAMLAAVAGGVAGSFFGARAGLTATVGTRVAVSVAGGVGALAVAPLAMLPARGAVAASGDAVTIAGLSAALGALVGVFAAVAVLSQRVAGLNLGAITVVVWLVALLSVAPSLGPDDPLPEVRLGVLDAAWLGDGLAQRLAVILMPALALAVGAGIGALARWRGLPLIPVAVSGVVGPAMLALAYLIAGPGDGGDRYQAAPYWGALIAVAAGGLGSVLAAVARQLTGGESGASVPRHGDHTAEVFPGAATDDTVVATGAKAEADEPSRGSWGGEKPSAGGRDDDSFSSRSFGGESADRDGPGGSASGFGDRDALGGSAAGGFGGRGDRDPLGGSASGGAFGGRDDRDPLGGSTSSFEGGFGSGAALGRERAGDDRPGAARDDDRSASGGDFGSSRARDLGDVERSSTPRVGDGLSPSSSGASLFNPPTPVAPPRQPEVLSPPPGPEPTPIRPFDRQPSAGPGDWRTDRTSTFSTPSVPVVPAQPTGASERRDDGEARQRPTAIRPRPLDREPRDTPEAPAKDDWRTRGSQSGGPSARPADEMPDWRLAPPAWTPPAPVQPGEPTNEPTSEPTGDAGADYEAVPAKAPEQKRRGLFRRKNKPEPAAPKPAADGDDDWVQVSESAASNADAGPSATSEQAPTGPRGFGFGGLVTSRFGQEKEDPENGVDAFGERIGDSAADRRSGTLRGGDQGAAAPRSGGSYSAGDDGAATGVRSWADRAGARAAAPAEPESDPKERSGRRSDRHLRSVDLGDSDTGSWDIDDPAPAADKDDDKTSDDADAKPGRTGLFRRNRAAAEPAEAQPEASADETSPEPPRGRRGKAEKQRDDDYVDWVAGLSAPEPVNERRRDDTPRRSLRSTTRQTED from the coding sequence ATGGCCTATCGGACCTGGGGCAGGGTGCTGCTCGCGGCGCTTGTCGTCGGCCTGCTCGCTGGTGCCGGCCAACTCGGCTTCGCCTACGGGCTGGGCGTGGTGCGGTTCGCCCGTGACTTTTCGCAGTTGTCCGGCCAGTGGACCGCGCACCTGGCCTGGGTGGCCTGGTTCGCGATGCTGGCCGCGGTCGCTGGCGGTGTCGCCGGCAGTTTCTTCGGTGCCCGGGCCGGCCTGACGGCGACCGTCGGCACGCGCGTCGCGGTGTCGGTCGCCGGCGGCGTCGGCGCCCTGGCCGTGGCGCCGCTGGCGATGCTGCCGGCGCGGGGGGCCGTGGCGGCGTCCGGCGATGCGGTGACGATCGCGGGGCTGTCGGCGGCGTTGGGGGCGCTCGTCGGCGTGTTCGCGGCCGTCGCCGTGCTGTCACAGCGCGTGGCCGGCCTCAACCTGGGCGCGATCACGGTCGTGGTCTGGCTGGTCGCGCTGCTGTCGGTGGCGCCGTCGCTGGGCCCCGACGACCCATTGCCCGAGGTACGCCTCGGCGTGCTCGACGCGGCCTGGCTCGGCGACGGTCTGGCGCAGCGGCTGGCCGTGATCCTGATGCCGGCCCTGGCGCTGGCGGTCGGCGCCGGCATCGGCGCGCTGGCCCGGTGGCGCGGGCTGCCGTTGATCCCGGTCGCCGTGTCCGGGGTGGTGGGGCCGGCGATGCTGGCGCTGGCCTATCTCATCGCGGGGCCGGGCGACGGTGGCGATCGTTACCAGGCGGCGCCTTACTGGGGTGCGCTGATCGCGGTGGCGGCGGGCGGGCTGGGGTCGGTGCTGGCCGCGGTGGCCCGGCAACTCACCGGAGGCGAGAGCGGCGCGTCCGTGCCGCGGCACGGTGACCACACGGCCGAGGTCTTCCCCGGAGCCGCCACGGACGACACGGTTGTCGCGACCGGCGCCAAGGCGGAGGCCGACGAGCCGTCCCGAGGCTCCTGGGGCGGCGAGAAGCCGTCGGCGGGCGGGCGCGATGACGATTCGTTCAGCAGCCGGTCGTTCGGTGGCGAATCCGCGGACCGCGACGGTCCCGGTGGCTCGGCGTCGGGCTTCGGCGACCGCGATGCGCTTGGTGGCTCGGCCGCCGGCGGCTTTGGCGGTCGCGGCGACCGCGACCCGCTGGGCGGGTCGGCGTCCGGCGGCGCCTTCGGCGGTCGGGACGACCGCGACCCCCTAGGTGGGTCGACCTCCTCGTTCGAGGGTGGCTTTGGCAGCGGAGCGGCGCTTGGCCGCGAACGCGCGGGCGACGACCGTCCGGGTGCCGCACGCGACGACGACCGGTCGGCGTCCGGTGGCGACTTCGGGTCGTCGCGGGCGCGGGACCTGGGCGACGTCGAGCGCTCCTCGACACCTCGGGTCGGCGACGGTTTGTCGCCGTCGAGCTCGGGGGCGTCGTTGTTCAATCCGCCGACGCCGGTGGCGCCGCCGCGTCAACCCGAGGTCCTGTCGCCGCCGCCCGGGCCTGAGCCGACGCCGATCCGGCCGTTCGACCGGCAGCCGTCCGCGGGCCCAGGCGACTGGCGCACCGACAGGACCTCGACGTTCTCGACGCCGTCCGTGCCCGTCGTGCCGGCCCAGCCGACCGGCGCTTCCGAGCGGCGCGACGACGGTGAGGCCCGTCAGCGGCCGACCGCGATCCGGCCACGGCCGTTGGACCGCGAGCCGCGGGACACCCCCGAGGCGCCCGCGAAGGACGACTGGCGCACGCGCGGCTCGCAGTCCGGCGGTCCGTCGGCGCGGCCCGCGGACGAGATGCCCGACTGGCGGCTCGCGCCACCGGCCTGGACGCCGCCGGCCCCGGTGCAGCCCGGTGAGCCGACCAACGAACCGACCAGCGAGCCGACCGGCGACGCCGGAGCCGACTACGAGGCCGTGCCGGCCAAGGCACCGGAGCAAAAGCGGCGCGGGCTGTTCCGCCGCAAGAACAAGCCGGAGCCGGCCGCTCCGAAACCGGCCGCCGACGGTGACGACGATTGGGTGCAGGTTTCCGAGTCGGCCGCGTCGAACGCCGACGCCGGACCGTCGGCCACCAGCGAGCAGGCGCCGACCGGGCCGCGGGGCTTCGGCTTCGGCGGCCTGGTCACCAGCCGCTTCGGCCAGGAGAAGGAAGATCCGGAGAACGGCGTCGACGCCTTTGGGGAGCGCATCGGGGACAGCGCAGCTGATCGACGGTCGGGCACGCTTCGGGGTGGCGACCAAGGCGCAGCCGCGCCGCGGTCTGGTGGCTCCTACTCGGCCGGTGACGACGGGGCGGCCACGGGCGTCCGGTCGTGGGCCGACCGGGCCGGCGCCCGCGCGGCGGCCCCCGCCGAGCCGGAATCCGACCCGAAGGAGCGCAGCGGCCGGCGGTCCGACCGCCACCTGCGCAGCGTCGACCTGGGCGACTCCGACACGGGCAGCTGGGACATCGACGACCCGGCCCCGGCCGCCGACAAGGACGACGACAAGACGTCGGACGACGCCGACGCCAAGCCGGGCCGGACGGGTCTGTTCCGCCGCAACCGCGCCGCCGCCGAACCGGCCGAAGCGCAGCCCGAGGCGTCGGCCGACGAGACGTCGCCGGAGCCGCCCCGCGGCCGCCGCGGCAAGGCCGAGAAGCAGCGCGACGACGACTACGTCGACTGGGTGGCGGGCCTCAGCGCCCCGGAGCCGGTCAACGAACGCCGCCGCGACGACACCCCACGCCGCAGCCTCCGCTCCACCACCCGCCAAACAGAGGACTGA
- the thiD gene encoding bifunctional hydroxymethylpyrimidine kinase/phosphomethylpyrimidine kinase, which yields MTTPLAVLAIGGSDSSGGSGLQADLKVFAAMRLYGASVATAVTAQNTRGIQDVFELPGNVVSAQLTAVLDDLPVAAVKVGMLATAEAAAAVTAKARSGVLPNLVVDPVLESASGRRRGVVSALERLLPYAAVATPNRDEASALVGWQVSTPADMAGAAAQIASNGPKFVVVTGGDMVAGDEAVDAVWTDAGARFLRYPRVQTRNSRGTGCTFSAGIAARLALGDDVLEALVAAKDYVSRSLVGARDWELGNGSGPLNHFGWPSFAASTFAGFSA from the coding sequence ATGACGACACCACTCGCGGTGCTCGCGATCGGCGGCTCGGACTCCAGCGGCGGGTCCGGGCTGCAGGCCGACCTGAAGGTGTTCGCCGCGATGCGGCTCTACGGCGCATCGGTGGCGACGGCGGTGACCGCGCAGAACACCCGCGGCATCCAGGACGTGTTCGAACTACCCGGCAACGTGGTCTCGGCGCAGCTGACCGCGGTGCTCGACGACCTGCCGGTGGCCGCGGTCAAGGTCGGCATGCTGGCCACGGCCGAGGCGGCCGCCGCGGTGACCGCCAAGGCGCGCTCGGGGGTGCTGCCCAACCTGGTCGTCGACCCGGTGCTGGAATCAGCCTCGGGCCGGCGGCGCGGCGTGGTCAGCGCCCTGGAGCGGCTGCTGCCCTACGCGGCGGTCGCCACCCCCAACCGCGACGAGGCGTCGGCGCTGGTCGGCTGGCAGGTCTCGACCCCGGCCGACATGGCGGGAGCGGCGGCCCAGATCGCCTCCAACGGCCCGAAGTTCGTGGTGGTAACGGGCGGCGACATGGTGGCCGGCGACGAGGCGGTCGACGCCGTGTGGACCGACGCGGGGGCGCGCTTCCTGCGCTACCCACGGGTCCAGACCCGCAACAGCCGCGGCACCGGCTGCACCTTCTCAGCGGGGATCGCGGCCCGACTGGCCCTGGGCGACGACGTGCTGGAGGCCTTGGTGGCGGCCAAGGACTACGTGTCACGCAGCCTGGTCGGCGCCCGCGACTGGGAGCTCGGCAACGGGAGCGGACCGCTCAACCACTTCGGCTGGCCGAGCTTCGCGGCGTCGACCTTCGCCGGCTTCTCGGCCTAG
- a CDS encoding aldo/keto reductase, whose amino-acid sequence MSYRRLGNSGLVVSVAGVGCNTFGRDIDERAARAVVDAALELGINFFDTSDTYGGAGHELSERFLGAALQGRRDDVVVATKFGKPMSGINGPDFGARGARRYVLRAVEGSLRRLGTDYIDLYQMHEPDPATPIEETLSALDDLVTAGKVRYVGCSNFAAWEVVDAAWVSRTRGWAPFVSVQNHYSLLNRSIEAEVVPACERFGLGVLPFFPLESGLLTGKYRRGQSAPAGTRLEKERFARRLAEAPWDRLDALSAYASARGLSMLDVAIGGLAAERAVASVIAGATTPEQVRENAAAVAWQPSAGDLAELRALG is encoded by the coding sequence ATGAGCTACCGCCGGCTCGGCAATTCGGGACTCGTGGTCTCGGTCGCCGGCGTCGGCTGCAACACCTTCGGCCGCGATATCGACGAGCGCGCGGCGCGTGCGGTCGTCGATGCCGCCCTCGAACTGGGAATTAACTTCTTCGACACCTCGGATACATATGGCGGCGCGGGCCACGAGTTGTCTGAGCGTTTTCTGGGAGCCGCTCTCCAAGGTCGCCGGGACGACGTCGTGGTGGCGACCAAGTTCGGCAAGCCGATGTCGGGGATCAACGGGCCGGATTTCGGGGCGCGCGGTGCCCGGCGATACGTGCTGCGGGCGGTCGAGGGGTCGCTGCGCCGGCTCGGGACCGACTACATCGATCTTTACCAGATGCACGAGCCGGACCCGGCGACGCCGATCGAGGAGACGCTGTCGGCGCTGGACGATCTGGTCACCGCGGGCAAGGTGCGCTACGTCGGCTGCTCGAACTTCGCGGCCTGGGAGGTCGTCGACGCGGCCTGGGTGTCCCGGACCCGCGGCTGGGCGCCGTTCGTCAGCGTGCAGAACCACTACAGCCTGCTCAACCGGTCGATCGAGGCTGAGGTGGTGCCGGCCTGTGAGCGGTTCGGGCTGGGCGTGCTGCCGTTCTTCCCGCTGGAGAGCGGGCTGCTGACCGGCAAGTACCGGCGTGGGCAGTCGGCGCCGGCCGGGACCCGGTTGGAGAAGGAGCGGTTCGCGCGGCGGCTCGCGGAGGCGCCGTGGGATCGGCTCGACGCGCTTTCGGCGTACGCGTCGGCGCGTGGCCTGTCGATGCTCGATGTCGCGATCGGCGGGCTGGCGGCCGAGCGGGCGGTGGCGTCGGTGATCGCGGGGGCCACGACGCCGGAGCAGGTTCGGGAGAACGCGGCGGCGGTCGCGTGGCAGCCGTCGGCGGGGGACCTGGCGGAGCTGCGCGCGCTCGGGTGA
- a CDS encoding glycosyltransferase family 2 protein, with translation MTAPNRFQQRSAAAEPADVTAPERLDVTVVLPCYNEQDHVLKEIERISAAMDRSGYSYELLAIDDCSTDNTLAVLREAELRYPSLRVMPFHRNGGSGTARRIGTQQARGEIVVWTDADMTYPNERIPELVQLLEKDQTIDQVVGARTSEQGTHKLLRVPAKWVIRKIAERLTGTKIPDLNSGLRAFRRDVSLPYLRLLPPGFSCVTTITMAFLHNQHDVRYVSIDYAKRAGSSKFHFVRDAYRYILQVVRMVMYFNPLKVLMPPALWLIAIGLVKIVYDVIAHPVRVANNTVMLLMAGLMIAAVALLADLIVRSRSE, from the coding sequence ATGACGGCACCAAACAGGTTCCAGCAGCGGTCTGCCGCGGCGGAGCCAGCTGACGTCACGGCGCCGGAGCGGTTGGACGTGACGGTCGTGCTGCCGTGCTACAACGAGCAGGACCACGTGCTGAAGGAGATCGAGCGCATCTCCGCGGCGATGGACCGCAGCGGCTACAGCTACGAGCTGCTCGCCATCGACGACTGCTCCACCGACAACACCCTGGCCGTCCTGCGCGAGGCGGAGCTGCGGTACCCGAGCCTGCGCGTGATGCCGTTCCACCGCAACGGCGGCTCGGGCACGGCCCGGCGGATCGGCACGCAGCAGGCGCGCGGCGAGATCGTCGTGTGGACCGACGCCGACATGACCTACCCCAACGAGCGCATCCCCGAGCTGGTGCAGCTGTTGGAGAAGGACCAGACCATCGACCAGGTGGTCGGCGCCCGCACCAGCGAGCAGGGCACCCACAAGCTGCTCCGCGTGCCGGCCAAGTGGGTCATCCGCAAGATCGCCGAGCGGCTGACCGGCACGAAGATCCCCGACCTCAACTCGGGCCTGCGGGCGTTCCGCCGCGACGTGTCACTGCCCTACCTGCGCCTGCTGCCCCCCGGCTTCTCCTGCGTGACGACGATCACGATGGCGTTCCTGCACAACCAGCACGACGTGCGTTACGTCTCGATCGACTACGCCAAGCGCGCCGGCTCGTCGAAGTTCCACTTCGTCCGCGACGCCTACCGCTACATCCTCCAGGTCGTCCGCATGGTCATGTACTTCAACCCGCTCAAGGTGCTGATGCCCCCGGCGCTGTGGTTGATCGCCATCGGCCTCGTGAAGATCGTCTACGACGTCATCGCCCACCCGGTGCGGGTCGCCAACAACACGGTGATGCTCCTGATGGCAGGACTGATGATCGCGGCCGTGGCACTGCTGGCCGACCTCATCGTGCGGTCGCGCTCCGAATAG